From Drosophila santomea strain STO CAGO 1482 chromosome 2R, Prin_Dsan_1.1, whole genome shotgun sequence:
CAAGACATAAATAATAAGTATAGAAATTGTATTATAAACACACAGCATGTGTGAGTGTTATGATGTGTGGGTGGTGACAGCGGTCTCGGCTTTGAAAGCCGCTTGATCGATGCAAAAGTGTTAGCCAGTCTTAAGCCAAAGCTTCGCAGAGGCGGACGCAGAATTAGAAATTTGTTAGGGCCTGAAGATTCGTATCCACCGAGAATGCGATTGAATCGAAGTTCAAAGCAAAAAGTACTTGAGAAAGAGATATACATATCAAATATCCTTTTCGCATTTCAATAATGTTATCTGTCTTTCGCTTCAGATGGCTATTCCGCCACCACCGggaccaccgccaccgccagGACCTCCACCGCCTCCGGCGATGGGCGGTCTTAAATTGGGCGgcgcaggaggaggagcagacGCACGATCTGCGCTGCTCAGTTCGATCCAGAAGGGGACAAAGCTGAAGAAGACCACCACGGTGGACAAGAGTGGGCCAGCGCTGTCTGGCAAGGTGTGCGGAGGAGATGGCGGAGCAGGTATTGGAGCCAAGCGAACCctcaacaacaacaccagcaccagcaatcacaacaacagcagcagtggcagcaatgGCCTTGGCAATGGTACCCCCAAATTGGGAGGCCTGTTCGAAGGCCTCTCGCAAATGCCAAAACTGAAGCCCGTGAACGGCATTCGCGGTAGGTCTACTACGTTTTGTATGCGCAGATTAATATTGTTGCTCAACCGATTTCCGTTTTCCGCCCACGCAGCAGCGCCATCCGTCGGCtcggcagcaacaacgacaTCGAAGTCCACAACGAACTCATCAGCTCAGCAGCGGAGCAACAGCCCCCCAACCGCGGCGAGCGCCTCGAATGCCAGCAACGGACCCATGGACTTCAACACGGAGCTCACCAAGCACTTAACGCTGAAGCgccagaaacagcagcagcaacaaccacagccGCCGACAAACAACACACATATCAATGCCACAGAAGCCAATCTGAGAACAAATCGGGGACCACCACCGCAACCGCCAAAGGTGAGAACTGGACCCATGGCGAGAAAGATGGATGATGTCCTCTATTAATGGACTTATTTGGAGGGGTGTTGAAATGTTCGAACTTGAATTATTCTAGTTGACTCGTTAGTGGCTTGTTCAAAGTATTCTGTAAAgactttttgtttaattagtttgttttATCAGCGATTCATTCGTTAGGAACACAGTTAAGTGTTATACGCCAAAGTGTTCATCTCCTTTTTGACAAAAAGCGATCGCTTTAAAAAAACAGTGGAGCAGAAAGTGTCGCACGCAATCCCATTGTGAACGCAACTAATCCATCCATTGTTCTCCGTTTCTGTGCCATCGCAGTCAGCCAACTCAAGTGATTCGATCTTGGAGCGCATGAACATCCCCCGCACAGCGCCGACCCCCTCCTTCGGCTCCAGTTCGAGTGTCAAAGCGGCATCGCCCACGCTCTCggacagcggcagcaacagcagcgggaGTGGAGGTGGAAGTGTCAAGAGCAAGGCGGCCAACCTAAAGTAAGTGTCGTCTTCCAGCCACGAGCAGCGCACATGATTGGGTTATGGTTAGTTGGGATCTACAGTTGTTGGAATTTAAACCGTTTAAGTATGGTGTTCATTTATTAGATTTTAAATTTGGTATTCCAAAACCCATACATAATTACTATTTAAATTCCAACTAAACTGTAGAGACCCCTTAATCTAACACAGCCTGCTATTTGGAATGGTtacattttggtttttcatttgtACATTATTCGTTAAAATGTATCTtaattttcttctttattttcggATTACTTTGACGGGACTTTGTGGTTATCCTCGCACACCAaacacccgcacacacacgcacacacacactgtaTTTAAATCCGCCCACAGTATCTCGTTAGGAAATAGTTTTGTAAATAGCTCAAAATCAACCGCAAGTGCCTCGACCACGTCCTTAAACAGCAGTCAAACGTCCTCGACGGGATCGATGCGCCAACTGGCGCCGAATAAGTCCACATTGTTTGGTGGCAGCGGTGGCTCTAGTTCCGGGCCGAGTTCTGTTGGTGGTTATGCAACTGTGCAGAAATCCTCGCCGCCTTCAACGGCCGATAGTACGCCCTCGGTGACGCCCACACCGCcaccgctgcagctgccgACGAAGCCGGCCATCAGTTTTGGCAAGCCCAATTTTGCTCCGAAGCCACCGGGCCTGAATCAACTGGCGATGGCCAACGGGCAGCAGCGTCCGGCGGTGACCAGGCACCACAGCATGAAGTCGCCCAGGTATACCGATACAGATTTAGCTACAAGCTTCAGTAACTCCTAACCCAGCACCGCAGCGATCGCTCATCTGCTTTCATCAAACTCCTTTTGGGGTTTGCTTACGCTTATGCTTTCTTTTTGGCTCGCAAATTGGCTTTAACAATAAGGAATCTAAAATGAATTCAGCTAATCTTGGTTGTACCTTTTACAGATCTCCGCCTGCGGCCGGCAGCCTCAACGGTCCTCTGTTCCCCACCCAGCAGCATTTAGGCACCATGCGCGGTCCACTGCAGTTCCATGGCAGCGAATCCAGCAGCCCCAATACCAGCGCCGGCAGCATGAGATGTGCCCCTAACCCGCCAAAGTGTAAGAGTCCTTTTCTTGGTAATTTCAAAGTTTATAGTAAACTCTTTGACATTTTCTTGACTATAAGGaatgcaaaattaattattcaatcAATTCAAAATCCGACAATATTGCAATTTATGAGGTTTATATCGAGGTTGTGTTAATGTTGCAATATACACTTTCAGCTCGCCCATCGGTTaagccaccaccgccacccacGCCGGCTCGCAGTTTCTCCAACACTAATCTGAACCACATCGGCGGATCGACGACGTTCAGTGCGGTAAACACAGCGCTCATACAGAGCTCGGCCATCAGTTCTCAAGCTCCCTCACCTCCAATTACCCAGCCGCCATCATCctcgagcagcagcaacagcgtGGCTGCCCTGCGTGACCAGTTCCGTGGAGGCGCTGGAATGTCTAACGGAGCACCATCGCCGCCACTGCCGCCGACGCCCGCTCCCACATCCAATCCATCCTCGGCAAGTGCCAGTCCCAAGTCGTTGCAGCGAGACAATGTCAAACCCATTATCCTAAATGGAGGTCCTCTAAATCCGCCAGCGCCGCCGCCACACCGCAGCTGCCCACCTCCGCCGCCTCCACAGCGACAGTCGAGCAATGTGAGTAGCCAACGGACAGCATTAACACTAGCGCAGAACAACAGGTTGGCCCGAATGTCAGAGGTGAACTTTAATGGACTGCGATGCCTTGGGTGTGTTGCCTATGTATAGAGGAGATGCGAGGCCGTAGTCAgggatatatattttaaaaaaaaactgaatcTGACCTTACTGGGCGAGTAAATTATAATACAGTAGTACGGAACTATAAAAAAGAGGTATACTTAGTCATAGCCAAACAATTAATATAATGGGCGAGCCAAAGTACATTTATTCGACACTTGTCCTAGTCCTAGTTTCTAGTTTTGCGCAGTGCATTTGTTGCTTGCTTTCGCCCGTGCCACCCCcttctcattctcattctcacTGCGCCTGCGCTTCCAGGTCGTAAGAGCTCCTGGCTGCGCACTGCCTGTTCATATCAGTCCAAGCTAGTGTTCCGTTTATAACTCACCTATTTTCGTGTTGAGCGGGGTGGATTGATTTTCCAAAACGAGACGTGACCAAAACACAAAGCTCTTACACACAACCCATTGCGTTAAGCGTATCCCGTGGCCCAGTGGCCCACATTCATGTGCTCCTCCAGCAGGACCGCGTGAAGCGCTGGATGAGCAAGACGGTGTACTCCATTAAGAAGATACTCCTTGTAAAACGCCAAGGGAAGCACGGTGGCAAGTCATTCAAGGTTATCAAAATGCCGATGCTTACCAGCAAGCGCAACGTAACTACAGGCTATGATAGCCCACGAAAAACGTTTTGAAACCAAGCTAAATGTCTTCTGTTCTCTTGTAGGGTGGCTCCGGATCGGGATCAGCGCCAGTACCGCCGCAGCGTCACTCATCCATTCGGCCCAACGCCCCATCGACGCCACCAACGCACATGGCCAATGCTTCGCATCAGTTTGGCAGCAGCTCGGGATTGTCATCAGGTTCgggagcaggagctgcagcCAGCGTGGGTCGCCTGGTCAACGACTTGGAGACCAAGTTCGGAAAGCGATTCCACAACGTCACTGAGTTCCCCAAGCCGCCGCcgtttttaaatatacaaaaagtCTATCCTAGTCGCACGTTTAAGGCCACCAATGGTATGTAGTCGAATGTGTGAGcgagtgtgtttgttttgtgaatgttttatttaagtaCATAAACATTTAGATGCATTGTAACTGCGATTATTgttatatacacacacacaccacacacacacggaatGCTGTTATATAAATAGTTATTTCTTAAGGCACACGCTCTGGCATTTTAGTTTCGAACATGAACGATCTATACAACGATTCTTATCtctaaataattataattttaaaaagtgtatTACTACCAGAATAGAATATTATTGTATAGGAAGGAAAGCCCTGGCTTACGATCCACAGCACACGCATATGTTAAAACCCGCAGAGTTTAGTAATCCTTTTGattattgttgtttattttactGTTAACAAGCAATGAAATAATTGCGTAAAGCGTAGCGGAGGAAtgttattttgtatattgCATAACACTAAAGTTGATTAGCTTTATCCAaacattatatattttataaattttaatgttatattttgttaCATTTCAAAAGGGAAGGAACATGAAAGCTTCCCCTCGCGATATTATCACTAAGCACACCCAATATTATTACGTATAGTTTATATTTTACCTAATCTATactatatactttatatttatgtacGTGTATATGTAAACGGAAGCCAATCCATATTGCATTGTATTTCCCTGCGCCCCCATTTACATTTCTCCCACATGTAGCGCATGCTTTTACTTGTACCCGGCtatcattttatatatattgtacCAACCAAcgtctatatatatatttgcatatatattatacccgatgaatatttaatttttagtatGCAACAGGCACATTACGAgtaattgtttgttttagtTTCGAAGTTATCTTTTGAAGAAACAATAAACCAAAATTCATTTGGATAAAATACATGAACATATTTcatttgtttcattttgtgttttagTTTTACTCCAGTTTTTGGGCTCTCTGGAGGCAGATATCTTCGTTTGGTTACTGGTTCAAATTCATTTGTCCGTTACAGAAGTGGTTTTAAATATCCAACAGTAAATTACTTTATGTTTTCCTATTTTCTCAGCGACCTatcttatttattaattttatttcagaaTTTCAATGCACTTTGTGCACTCCCTCACTTCTACCGCATATTGCACCAAAGTGTTCTTACCATTTGTATTTCGTTTTCGCTTGCATCACAGCAGCTCCTCCTTACTTAGTTATCCACATTCTTCGATCTTCGCTATCCTTTCTATCTATCcatatttgtacatatatctttTTCCCCCGATCCTTCGACTCTTCCGTAAACAGCGCCCGGAAACAGCAATgtgaacaacaacaacaacgcggTGGCCAGCAACAATAACACGACCACGACTCCCAATTCCAGCGGGTCCGGAGGAGGATCAGCTCCAGTGCTAAAGCCGGCCTACGCTCCATTGAAGAAGCATCGGGCACCGGCTCCACCTCCACAAGCTGGTGTGGCCGCCGCCACGGTATCGGTCATCCGGCAGTCAAGTTTCCTTTACGGcggagcagcaggtggttcCGGTGGCTCCAGCAGCATACGGCCGCAGTCCCAGCCGCCCGGGATCGGACCACGGAACTCCACCGTCTACTGAGCAATGGACAGTGCATAAAGCTTAGGGTTGGATTTGAATATAAGTGTGTGCATGtggagtgtgtgtttgtggctCGTTGTTAATGTGTTATACGCGGGAGTGTTATGTGCCACAGGCAATTGTTCAAAAAGTCGATAGAAAGTGAAATAAACCGAATACAATGGCACACTGAAACCCCCAAAAAAGAGCTTGAAGTAAAGGCAGGCCCAAGCTAAAGAAATCCCCAACATTTCGTTCGCGTCTTCCCAGGTTGCACTTAAATGGCTAAAGCAGAGAACAAATGAAGCCCCACTACaatttgtatatagaattaGCACCAAGTTAGTGAAATTACCGAGCTCCATCTATACCTTTTATAGGCGGGTGTAAAAGATTGTATGTACATTTAGGAGCGCGCATCTTTGCATAAATATCTTACTAGACTGAACATGTTAAAACCCAACtgcaacaaataatttatgtaattaTATACATACCATATTTAGAACCGACTATTGTACGACTTAATCCAACGGCAAGAAATAATTAATGTAATTGTATACATACGATATTTAGAATCGACTATTGTACGACTTAATCCCCTAGAGCAATACACACACAAGAGAAATATGTTAACAATGAAATAATGAAGCACAACCGAGGGCATTTCAACGAAACTCGCCACATTCCATTCCCAAATTTTTTAGTTCAATGTGCAATACGAGAGTTCGTGTGATAATCTCGAAAGTATTTAGGTATTTATCTATCATCTGTGGTTTTTGCTAAACGTTTGTTAAACTCCTTATTGGGCGATAATCATTGCAAGTGAACATAATGCgtatttatattattgttCGTTCTTATTATTAACTCAATCATTGTTGTTGGACTTGGTGTCATTAGAAGTATTATTCAGCAATTGCATACCATTTTATTCCGAATCAAAATCATTGcagttataaataaaattacgaAGTCATTAAAAAACTGAGCAACAAATGGTTTCATTGAGTCAATGATTTGGGTAATCAAAATTTTGGgtaatcatttttaaaaagccGTGTAATGTATGCTATATATTTGAGTAAGTGTAAATGCTTTCAAGCCATAACAATTTTTATCTTAACCCTAGCTTAAATGTAAAGTAAAGCCTTTTCTCGGTTACGTGTAATAACAAATCGCACTTTTTAacataaaatctaaaaatgGCTGATTTTAGGCAACCTCATTCTTCTGCTTGAGACATTGCACCGCCTCCTGGAGACCGTGATCCTCGCGCTTACGTATTCTTTCACACTTGGGACATGGCTGCTTCTCATTCAAGCACTCTGCATGGAATACGGCTCCACATGGCAGGCACTATAAAAAGATTTGAGAGCCAGTGTGAAAGTATCTGTCAACGTTAGATTTCTTGAAAGTGCCACTCACTCTGAATGTAGTGCTGATGTGAAAGGGATACAGCACCCTTGGACTCTGGCAGATCTCGCAGATGAATCCTTTCAGGTGGCATAGTCTGCACTTTAAGACATGCGCTTCGCCCAGTTTGAAGGCcttctgcagctgctgacATAGCACACCGCGCTGAATAAGAGCCAAATCTGCTATGGAGTACAGATGAATATGCTCGTACAGGTACTCCTTGCCAGAGAACTGAATTTGGAGAAGCTCTATGCTACTTGGAGCACAGGTATACAAATAAGCCCGTATGAAGTTCAGTCGGATTCGCAGGGATTGCAATTCAGCCATGGCATCGGAGGCAAAATATATTCTCGGGTTCAGTAGCTGCATGTCCAGGAACGGGTGCGATCGGAATTCGGCCAGGAAAGTGGCTGCTCGCTTGCTCACGCTGTACCTTCGAAAATCCCAATTGTAAATAATGCGAGCGGGTATCAGTTGCATCTCCACATCCATGCAGCTGTTGCAGTAGTAGCCACCACTAAAGGCGCAAACCCTAAGGAGAGATAAACACGTCAGTGGGATTGAATAAGAATGAAACGAAGTTCTTACTGAAAGTTGGAGTAACCGATGCCCAGCGGATGCTGGCAGCTCTTGCACAGGAAACCCTGGGCATCCAGGCCCGGCTCTCGAGCTAGTTGACACAGTTGGGACACCATTTGCTGCAGCTCCACCATGTCAAACTCGGAGGTGAGCAGCTCAAACTCCGAGTTGGTCTATAATAGAATAgcatataatatttaataaacttttttcaTAACCTACTTACGTCCAGTGACTGCAGATCACTTAGATCTTCTGAAATGGGCTGTTCGGTTTCTCGCTGGGGCTGAGCAACATTGAGATTGGAGGCACTGGCCCGAAACTTCTCCCAGATCTCCGACCATCCGGCCCCACTTTCCCGGTTGCTCTCGTGCTTTCGCAACAGCGCATTGTAGCTGCACCTGTCCGTATTTGGAGAACGCAGACTGACCGAACTACTGACGCTCACAGATCGCTGGAAAAACCTAGATCCCGTCAGTTCCTCGGTGGGTGAAGTGGGAGTTGCCTCCAGGTCACCAGACCATGAGGTTTGCATCAGATTGGACAGAGAATTACTGCCCTGGGGCAGAAGAGAGGGTGCCTCAAGATCCAGTTCGGCGAAGGAGCTGCTGTCCACTTGACGGATGGACTTTTTCCGCGACCACGCCTTACTGCCCGATGGAGCTTCCTGCTCTGCCATTTTAGTCGCTTCCACTTTATCACTGCCTGCCTGCTCCTCGTTTATCACATCCATTTCGTCGAACTTTTGTATTAGCAGGTCCAGGTTCTCCCGCTGGCTAAGTTCGGGAACACCAAAGTTGCTATTCCTGCTAAAGGGGCTATTCGAAATGGAGTCCGAGAACAGCTCATTGGTCTGCAGGGGCTGAGGCGTCGGTATGGCTTTGATATCGGAGCCAAGCGAGCTGGCCACATCAACTCCGCTGCTAATCTGCAATTGTATACTCAAATTAGTCCACTTGTATTGATAATGGTCATGAGAGGCCTCTTATCATAGGAATTCTGAGAGGCGTGTTCACAGGTTCATAGGCTTGACATTATTGAAGGAATACAAAATCATACCGGGCAAGACTTCAGAGCAGGTGTCCAGAGATCAGATAGCTGCAGGGAGAAGTCGGGCCACTGGTTCAGCAGGCTGGAGTTCACTGGCAGATCGAATTGCACATAGGCCTCCAGGCTCTCCATAATCTTGGCGGCCGTCTCCAGACCCTCGGAGTCCCTGACAAGGGCGTTCCGCTTGTAGTACTGAGACAGTGCCGATCCGTTCTTGCGCATGTTGTTCAGATAGGAGGAGAACACCGACTCGTTGAGCGACTGGCGCACCCAGGCGCGGCACTGTCCCGTCTCCGAGGTGATCTGGCTGAGGCCCTGCACCTGCTCGATCACCTGCTTGTGCATGAAGACCATGCAGGGCGACCAGAAGCTGGGATCGGGTCTGCGTTCCACATCGCCAGCGATGACATTGAAGGTGGCCGACAGGAATGAGTCCTTCAGCCCATGCAGGAACAGGGCCTCCAGGGTGGTGCACAGGGCGCTGGTCTGTTCACATAGTCCCAGGACCTCTGCGGTACGAGGATTTCTATTAATCAGTGTTCATTTCGGGGGGAGTACACAGAACTCACCCAAACTCTTTTGCTTCACCTCGAACTCGATCTCGCGTGCATTTTCGTTCAGTGTATTGATGAGCGCCTCCTTCACGACATTCTCCCGTTTCGACGAAAAGTGGTTGAGGCTGCGGAACAGGGAGCTCATTTGGGTGGCGATCCGGACCTTTTGTTGTGGTTTTCCGAGGGTCTTTGGATATTTGCATTAAAGAAATCATCCCCAAAGTGTGACCGCATGGCAGCTCCaaagaaacaaagaaaaatatacTGGAAAGCCGTTAGTGTACTAAGGAAGTGCAATGCGAATTTCTCTATTCTTACAAAAGCTTGCTTTCTGTATTAAAGCCTATATAATTTTATTCCAGTTTAATTCAGTTATTTTAAGAAATAATTTGAGTTTAGTAGAATTTTAAGAGCCCGCGTTTTCTACAAGTTATCGATAGGCAATACCTTTTGAAATTCACAAGCTGCATGGTCACTCTAGAGCTTACTATGATCAATTGTGACGTAGTTTTGAAATTCTCAACGGTtttcatttaagtttaaaataaattgtatttttatatacgCCAGCCAATCAATCTGCATCTAGTAATAAATGCACCCCAAAGCAGTCGAAAAGATCAGCTCTTTGAGACTTCAGCGTGCTAAGCCACTCAAACTCGTTCTGGTTATTCTTGACTTTCTTCTCAGATCAAATCACAAATCTCGGCTTATGAGTGAATGCTCGATTATGAGGGAAAAAACCCCACGCAAGCTAGCAAAAAGTCGCAGCAAAACCGTCAACGAGACAGAAtattaattgattttgcttGGATCTTTCCTATCGCCCCCTTGTCAGTGTCTTGTTATTGTGTTATTGTGTTTTGGGTATTTTCGGGTTTTGTTTCAATGAACCGTCATATATTCTGTGGCCAAGTGACTCATGCAGATCTCTCGATTGCCAAGGAATTTTATTAATGAAAGACCATCCCGACCGGTGGGGGGAACCAGAAAAAAACCCAATGCACGTAGCCAGTTGATATAAtactaaaatcaaaatttgtgTTAAGGTCACGGTGACCAACAAAAGCGACTTTATGTATCCACATACTTGTTGTTGTCAACgcatttttcaatatttttgcaataaaaatgttgttgtttttacaGAAGATGCGCCTTGTCTTGTCGCTGTGAACGAACCAACTGGTTCAGCACTCAAAATGCAAACTGGTCTCAGCCGCCAATTTGTTTGACTTTTCGACTGTTTTCGGCTTGGTGTTGTTTTTCGAAAACACATTTTCCATGTGGGCTGTGCATTcggcaaattgcattttattgaattttattgataCCAAATGAGTTGCAAAATCATTAATAACATTAACAATTTGGCAAATCAGTAATTGCGAGTGATGCTTCCTTTATTGGTGGCATACGTTTCATTTAATACTCgctttgaatttaaaaaactgCTTTTAAACCTGAAAAACAATGAGTGTAGCAGGTGAAGTTCTCTTTAAGTGTTAATTAAACTTGTTAAAAAGAATCAAATTTGAATATATGAATACAAAACTTTTCAAAAGAAGATATAATATTTATCTTGAGATCTCATGAAAGTAGCTtgttgctaaaaaaaaaagctaccAAAACGCAGCACTTCAGTTTGAAATTTACATGCTTATATACTCACGCTTCCGCTACccaaataatatatataagtcGGATTTCGCATGGCGAAAAGCCGTTGGAGTTTGTTGTGCGACATTAATGACGATAAACAATTAATAAGGCGCTTTGGGGGAAGGGTCGCGGCGACATTTCCCAACTGAGCCGACTctattaaagtaaataatatgtggcgctttgttgctgctcttaGCTGACTGTGCAGTTTCCAAGATGCCAGcgtgttgccattgttgtggCCAAATAGCCAAAAAGCCGAAAAGCCCAAAGAAACCAAAGCAAgccaaacgaaacgaaaagaaaCGCAGCGGCTTGAAATGTATAAAAACGTTTGTTTTCGTAATACAATTTTGATTACTTCTTCGACGACAGCCGCCCATTGATGGGCATTGTCTCAGCTGGGCCCCTTTGTGCGTCCCTAAGCGATTTGATTTATGGGCGGAGGAGCTGGGCGCCCAATGCTCCACTCCACCAGCGCTACCGTTGGCCATTTGCCGGGATCGCCGCCCATTTGGCAATAGCTTTGTTGTAATTGTTACACTAATAACAGCCGTGATTCCCGACACCACTGCCCCCCACCGACCGACCAATAATCACTGACATCGCAGTGGTTGCAGGGGCATGGATTGGGGGGTCATCCCAGAAAGATATCCGTGGAGGAAAATACCAAAATTATTAGAACTTATAATTAATGATAATACTATGATACTTTGCGCTCTTTAAAGATACAATTTATGTGCACCCTTTTATACCGAAACTTCCTTTCCCCGAAGCTACGCCCATTTGGACCATCTGATGGGCCTAGGAAACTGGCTCTGTTGATCGTCGAAAGGCAGAAAGCCAAATGCCGGCACAAATGCTCAAATGCGGAACCAATAAGCTGACATAATTTTTTGTGATGGgcgctgaaaaaaaaagatttgcGCGGGCCAAATGATAATTACATTCCAGAGACATCCGAAGATATGGTCATGGTTGGCTTTCGAATGCGATCATTAACGCATTTAAGTTTGAAGACCATAGCAGATGCTTATTCAAGGACGTAACAGAAATACATCGTTGATACTAAAGCAGGATTATTATTGAATTACCTTCTATATACAAAACATGAAAAGAATTTCACATGGGCGATGGCTTATGATCACGAGACGCGATGATCTAACCACCGGTGGCGTCAATAGCCGGGCGGGCTGAAATGCCAAAAGTTCATCGATCACTGACACCAACTCAACGCATCTTTACTGATCTGCCAAAAAAGTCTGATCGATCGGTTCTCTGACTCAGGCCAGTCAAGAACCCAGTGTACTGAGACAGACTGAAACGGACTAACTGGAAATATGTCCATGTCAACAAATAAAGTATTA
This genomic window contains:
- the LOC120444306 gene encoding WAS/WASL-interacting protein family member 1 isoform X4, whose translation is MRLNRSSKQKMAIPPPPGPPPPPGPPPPPAMGGLKLGGAGGGADARSALLSSIQKGTKLKKTTTVDKSGPALSGKVCGGDGGAGIGAKRTLNNNTSTSNHNNSSSGSNGLGNGTPKLGGLFEGLSQMPKLKPVNGIRAAPSVGSAATTTSKSTTNSSAQQRSNSPPTAASASNASNGPMDFNTELTKHLTLKRQKQQQQQPQPPTNNTHINATEANLRTNRGPPPQPPKSANSSDSILERMNIPRTAPTPSFGSSSSVKAASPTLSDSGSNSSGSGGGSVKSKAANLNISLGNSFVNSSKSTASASTTSLNSSQTSSTGSMRQLAPNKSTLFGGSGGSSSGPSSVGGYATVQKSSPPSTADSTPSVTPTPPPLQLPTKPAISFGKPNFAPKPPGLNQLAMANGQQRPAVTRHHSMKSPRSPPAAGSLNGPLFPTQQHLGTMRGPLQFHGSESSSPNTSAGSMRCAPNPPKSRPSVKPPPPPTPARSFSNTNLNHIGGSTTFSAVNTALIQSSAISSQAPSPPITQPPSSSSSSNSVAALRDQFRGGAGMSNGAPSPPLPPTPAPTSNPSSASASPKSLQRDNVKPIILNGGPLNPPAPPPHRSCPPPPPPQRQSSNQDRVKRWMSKTVYSIKKILLVKRQGKHGGKSFKVIKMPMLTSKRNGGSGSGSAPVPPQRHSSIRPNAPSTPPTHMANASHQFGSSSGLSSGSGAGAAASVGRLVNDLETKFGKRFHNVTEFPKPPPFLNIQKVYPSRTFKATNAPGNSNVNNNNNAVASNNNTTTTPNSSGSGGGSAPVLKPAYAPLKKHRAPAPPPQAGVAAATVSVIRQSSFLYGGAAGGSGGSSSIRPQSQPPGIGPRNSTVY
- the LOC120444306 gene encoding verprolin isoform X9; this encodes MRLNRSSKQKMAIPPPPGPPPPPGPPPPPAMGGLKLGGAGGGADARSALLSSIQKGTKLKKTTTVDKSGPALSGKVCGGDGGAGIGAKRTLNNNTSTSNHNNSSSGSNGLGNGTPKLGGLFEGLSQMPKLKPVNGIRAAPSVGSAATTTSKSTTNSSAQQRSNSPPTAASASNASNGPMDFNTELTKHLTLKRQKQQQQQPQPPTNNTHINATEANLRTNRGPPPQPPKSANSSDSILERMNIPRTAPTPSFGSSSSVKAASPTLSDSGSNSSGSGGGSVKSKAANLNISLGNSFVNSSKSTASASTTSLNSSQTSSTGSMRQLAPNKSTLFGGSGGSSSGPSSVGGYATVQKSSPPSTADSTPSVTPTPPPLQLPTKPAISFGKPNFAPKPPGLNQLAMANGQQRPAVTRHHSMKSPRSPPAAGSLNGPLFPTQQHLGTMRGPLQFHGSESSSPNTSAGSMRCAPNPPKSRPSVKPPPPPTPARSFSNTNLNHIGGSTTFSAVNTALIQSSAISSQAPSPPITQPPSSSSSSNSVAALRDQFRGGAGMSNGAPSPPLPPTPAPTSNPSSASASPKSLQRDNVKPIILNGGPLNPPAPPPHRSCPPPPPPQRQSSNGGSGSGSAPVPPQRHSSIRPNAPSTPPTHMANASHQFGSSSGLSSGSGAGAAASVGRLVNDLETKFGKRFHNVTEFPKPPPFLNIQKVYPSRTFKATNAPGNSNVNNNNNAVASNNNTTTTPNSSGSGGGSAPVLKPAYAPLKKHRAPAPPPQAGVAAATVSVIRQSSFLYGGAAGGSGGSSSIRPQSQPPGIGPRNSTVY
- the LOC120444306 gene encoding WAS/WASL-interacting protein family member 1 isoform X7, which encodes MRLNRSSKQKMAIPPPPGPPPPPGPPPPPAMGGLKLGGAGGGADARSALLSSIQKGTKLKKTTTVDKSGPALSGKVCGGDGGAGIGAKRTLNNNTSTSNHNNSSSGSNGLGNGTPKLGGLFEGLSQMPKLKPVNGIRAAPSVGSAATTTSKSTTNSSAQQRSNSPPTAASASNASNGPMDFNTELTKHLTLKRQKQQQQQPQPPTNNTHINATEANLRTNRGPPPQPPKSANSSDSILERMNIPRTAPTPSFGSSSSVKAASPTLSDSGSNSSGSGGGSVKSKAANLNISLGNSFVNSSKSTASASTTSLNSSQTSSTGSMRQLAPNKSTLFGGSGGSSSGPSSVGGYATVQKSSPPSTADSTPSVTPTPPPLQLPTKPAISFGKPNFAPKPPGLNQLAMANGQQRPAVTRHHSMKSPRSPPAAGSLNGPLFPTQQHLGTMRGPLQFHGSESSSPNTSAGSMRCAPNPPKSRPSVKPPPPPTPARSFSNTNLNHIGGSTTFSAPPSSSSSSNSVAALRDQFRGGAGMSNGAPSPPLPPTPAPTSNPSSASASPKSLQRDNVKPIILNGGPLNPPAPPPHRSCPPPPPPQRQSSNQDRVKRWMSKTVYSIKKILLVKRQGKHGGKSFKVIKMPMLTSKRNGGSGSGSAPVPPQRHSSIRPNAPSTPPTHMANASHQFGSSSGLSSGSGAGAAASVGRLVNDLETKFGKRFHNVTEFPKPPPFLNIQKVYPSRTFKATNAPGNSNVNNNNNAVASNNNTTTTPNSSGSGGGSAPVLKPAYAPLKKHRAPAPPPQAGVAAATVSVIRQSSFLYGGAAGGSGGSSSIRPQSQPPGIGPRNSTVY